The following are encoded in a window of Deltaproteobacteria bacterium genomic DNA:
- a CDS encoding ATP-binding protein, with protein sequence MYIQRGLAKILGSGKKSFLLLGPRQTGKSTLISRLKPDLTVNLADETTYLEFARNPSELKERLAGRPVRTVFIDEIQRLPSLLNTLQDILDHQGASLRFFLTGSSARKLKRGGANLLPGRIHSYHLGPLASSELDYSLNLLQSLATGTLPGIYTENSRQEQIKTLRTYAATYLKEEIQAEALTRNLEGFSRFLFVAAQGAGHFLDLNSLASEAHVPRQSAVRYFEILEDTLVVQRCLPFSSNRKKRLVKHPKFYFFDTGVLNALLGSFEVSEDRKGLLFEHLFFNQLVAGAAGQDADIGIYTYRTEHGAEVDFIVENGRKIWALEVKASKNVGRNDLTGLKNFSLFLKKPCRCMVAYWGDVVRVVDGVTIMPWQQVLKEMGL encoded by the coding sequence CAAACCCGATCTCACCGTCAATCTGGCCGACGAAACGACCTATCTGGAATTTGCCAGAAATCCATCCGAACTCAAAGAACGCCTTGCCGGAAGGCCCGTCCGAACTGTTTTTATCGATGAGATACAACGTCTGCCCAGTCTGCTGAATACATTGCAGGATATTCTGGATCATCAGGGGGCGTCTCTTCGGTTTTTTCTGACCGGATCGAGCGCCCGAAAATTGAAAAGGGGAGGGGCCAACCTTCTTCCCGGCAGAATCCACAGCTATCACCTGGGTCCTCTTGCCTCATCGGAGTTGGATTATTCTCTTAATCTGCTTCAATCTCTGGCAACCGGCACTCTTCCCGGCATTTATACGGAGAATTCAAGGCAGGAACAGATCAAAACACTTCGCACCTACGCCGCCACTTATTTAAAAGAGGAAATTCAGGCCGAGGCTCTGACAAGAAACTTGGAGGGTTTTTCGCGTTTTTTGTTTGTGGCGGCCCAGGGCGCAGGCCACTTTTTGGATCTAAACAGCCTTGCCTCGGAGGCCCATGTTCCCCGGCAATCCGCTGTTCGTTATTTTGAAATTTTGGAAGACACTTTGGTCGTTCAACGTTGCCTCCCTTTTTCGTCCAATAGAAAAAAAAGATTGGTCAAACATCCCAAATTTTATTTTTTTGACACGGGGGTGTTGAATGCCTTGCTGGGAAGTTTTGAGGTTTCGGAGGATCGCAAGGGCCTTCTTTTTGAGCATCTGTTTTTTAATCAACTTGTGGCCGGCGCCGCCGGCCAGGACGCAGATATCGGGATTTACACCTACAGAACAGAGCATGGGGCCGAGGTTGATTTTATTGTGGAAAACGGCAGGAAAATCTGGGCGCTTGAAGTCAAGGCCTCCAAAAATGTCGGCCGAAACGATTTGACAGGACTTAAAAACTTCTCCCTTTTTTTAAAAAAGCCCTGCCGTTGTATGGTGGCATACTGGGGAGATGTGGTCAGGGTTGTGGATGGAGTCACCATCATGCCGTGGCAACAGGTTTTAAAAGAGATGGGATTGTAG